AGAATAGCTGAAAGATACGTATACCTCGTTGAGTTATCTATCACTCTTCTAAGAATATTTTCAAATTCATACACAAATGGCCATGCCAAAGGAGACCAACGAGATTCTACCGCACATGTCACATGCTGGTACATGTGGTATAAAACATAACAAGCTATTGAAAGACTAATAAAACTCTTACCAAAAAACGTTTTCATACAGTTTTAGTTAATCACAAACTCCAACCGGCTCAtctcacccaaaaaaaaaaaaacaaaccctaacaacacttttgtTTTCGTTGGGTTGTACAGCAAATTAACTAAACACAAAacgaaaattacaaaaaatatttcacatgTCATTCTccaaaaatttcctaaaaacttTTAAGATATCAACAAAAGCAACCATGCCAACGAAACAACCATCTTTTTCAACCACCCACGCGTAATTCACTCGGTGAGCAATCGCTTGAATCATCACTGCCATTAACGAGCTCTTTGGATTACACACTATTGCCTCCGACTTCCTCGCCATTCTCGCTGAGCTACTCATCGACCTCCCAAACGAGGTCGTCCTCGTCGGAGACTCTTCATCCGACGAATAACCTGACGACGGCGACGAAGGTGAGACAGAATCGAAAAGCGAAAGCAAACCCATCAGTCCTTTGTCCTCCAAACGATTCCTAACGATCTGGACAAGACTCTCCGGTGGATTTGCTCCGTCTATGTACGCCATCAGGTCTCCTGCGGAGAGCGTTGCCACAGCCGCGGCAGCTGTCTCGTCGCAGCAAGTTAGTGTCATGGGAGAGATCTCTCCGATCAAGGACGTAAAAGAGTCGTCTCCTTCTCCGTCGACCACTGCAACAGAGGTTTGGTCGACGAGAGCGTTGGATATGGCCGAGATGACGGCTGAGGGGGAGGAGTGGTAATCAACGGCGAGGATTGCGTGCGTGCTGTTGATGATACCGAGATCGGAGATTGACATCGCCGGCAGAGGAGAGAACGCGGCGATGGTTCCGAGGAGAAACTGTATGATGTCTTCTTGAGTGATCCAGCAGAACCGTCGTCCGTTCGAATGCGTTGAGGTGGTGACTGAAACTTTGTCGTTTTGCTGCCTAATTTTAGTGAAGGGTTTTGTCTGAATTGGGACAATCAGATTCTGTGCTCCTTGGATGATCAGATCAATGGCTTCAACTAAGCTGATCAGTCAAATCAAATTGACCagagaaaaaaactattaatttacttcacaagtggaaaaaaaaaaaaaaaaacagagcatggaaacagaggaagagcagagaaaaggtttaatttttatcaaaacagagagagattgaacaatgaacaaatacaaaacCTGCAGGAGGGTTGAACATGGAGGACGAGGGAACGAGTTTTGGGGAGAAGAACAGAGACGGGTGCGTTTAAGGCAGAGAGAGTGTAGTCATGGTCTTTGGACAAATGGCAGATGACGTCAGCCATTGATATTTTCCCCAAGCACTCGCACTCTGTGACATCGTTATCGTCGTGATTACAGTTCCAGACTGATAGGAAAGTGTCTTCAGAGGACTTAAGGGCAGCGATGGCGTCGGAtacggaggaggaagaggcgGAGAGACAACGGAGAGGAGGCTTGCCTAGACAGAGATCGGAAACATCGTATGAGAGAAGGGACAGTGCCATCAAATTcaaggaaagagagaaagaagaagtctCTAGAAggtgtagagagagagagagaacaaaagagaTGGGTGGTACGATGTAAAAGTACCTGTTTTGATAGAAACCGACTCAACAGATCTTATAAACAAGTTTAGGATCCTCCGATAGTGCATAtcatactttaaaaatatttaaaaaataataaaaattaatttgctaTCTAGAGTATATCAAGTCGaaataaaaaatacagtataaatttatagataaaactaaatatataatgtgTATTGTACAAGTCCTTTGGTGCCGTGGTTAATCTGAGTTTATAATTTGACACCACGTTTGGAATTCAGTTTTTGAAGAGTACAAGTGTTTTCCACGGATTCTATCTATAAAATTCTAACATACTTTAAGTATAGAAAGGTTTGTTGTAGTCTACCTCGTATGTTATGTACAAGTGTTATGTACGGATTCTATCAATTTTGAAGAGTACAAGTGTTGTTGGTAAACAGTAAACTCAAATTACGGTAAAACTGATCatgagttcaaagttcaaacccaTGCTAGAAGAAACTACTAAAAAAATACTTACAATCATGTACTTATGATTTTTTGAAACAACCAAAAGAGATTAGATATGTTTATGACCAAAGTTTTACactttattatattttccaaTTTTTGCGAGGGAGAATTATGACCTTAATTAATAGTCAAATTATTCAACAAATGCCCTTTTGTATTGTGTGACCTTAAATGATAATTATGGGACACGTTATAATTTTCTACTTACTCGGTCACTCCAAGTCCAACTGTGCAACAAGCTGGCGATGGCACCTGGGTCTGCATCATCTTCTATCGAAAACACTTTTTCTTACATCTGTTGATTAAATAACCTTTTCTGTTTAAATACTAAGTCATTTTTCATAGGTAGTGTTTTCATATTTCGACCCTTACTAAACGCCTCATTAAAAACAGGCTTTCCACTTCTGCAACTAACAAGTCTTACTTGCACGTAATGTAACAAGTTGGCCAagtgttttctgtttttcttttttcctcggCCAAGTGTTTTCTAAGTACTTACTTTAATACAAAAACATGTGTTTCTCTAGTCTTATTTTCGAAATGTGTTGTGTTTTCTCTGTAAATAAATTGATTCTGTGAACGTACGTGATCGATCATGTGAACCTGATTTGATTTGCTTACAGCATGCAACATTTTTTTAACCGTCTAAtggtattcttttttttttttttttttaatatgctaCACGGAAGAAAAATGAACACATAGAACCAAATACACACATGGTGACATGGATACGTGATCCCTCTCTTAGCTCTCTATGAATGTTACGCGATCGAAGTCACGAAATGATAggattgtttttttattgaatttaaaaatTTCACAATGGAAGAGATATGGGACAAAATATGTAGGGGCTATAATATTGAGCCAATTCAACGCACAACACTTaacatcaattaaaaaaatgcaaaatatccATCAACTGCTTTTAGTTTAACCAAAAGATTAATCATATGCAAATGAAATTAGTAATTCGTTACTAGAACTATACCTAATTAATAAAGGGTTGATAATTAAAATTCTTAATCCCGTAAACTTTTTGATAATCTAGTTTTAAATGAACACTAATTTGTACGTAATTCAGTAAACAAGCTAAAAATTGACCGGTCGAACCCAGGAGGGAGCAGGGGCGGATCTAGGTGTAATggaggtggggcacgtgccccacactCATCCATAATAATTCTTCAgtttgatttattatgtataACATATCTTAGTTCATTTGGTAAAAAGTGTCACATACTATGTCAAAGGAGAAGGGTTCAATGCCTCtcatctacatttttttttatcactttttatgttttgtccttgtaaaaaaactttttgttaaaGTAAATGTTTAGTTGTGCCCCATGTAAATTTTCCTCCTGGATCCGCCACTGGGAGGGAGCATATATAGACGACGATACATGAACGACCGAACGATCGAATTAATCTGACCAGCAGTGTGACTTATACAGTGACGTCACTGGTAAAGAGAGTTTATGTGCTTCAAGACTAAATAATCAAGACACTCGGATCCGTacgtatataat
The sequence above is a segment of the Camelina sativa cultivar DH55 chromosome 10, Cs, whole genome shotgun sequence genome. Coding sequences within it:
- the LOC104717489 gene encoding CBS domain-containing protein CBSX5; this encodes MALSLLSYDVSDLCLGKPPLRCLSASSSSVSDAIAALKSSEDTFLSVWNCNHDDNDVTECECLGKISMADVICHLSKDHDYTLSALNAPVSVLLPKTRSLVLHVQPSCSLVEAIDLIIQGAQNLIVPIQTKPFTKIRQQNDKVSVTTSTHSNGRRFCWITQEDIIQFLLGTIAAFSPLPAMSISDLGIINSTHAILAVDYHSSPSAVISAISNALVDQTSVAVVDGEGDDSFTSLIGEISPMTLTCCDETAAAAVATLSAGDLMAYIDGANPPESLVQIVRNRLEDKGLMGLLSLFDSVSPSSPSSGYSSDEESPTRTTSFGRSMSSSARMARKSEAIVCNPKSSLMAVMIQAIAHRVNYAWVVEKDGCFVGMVAFVDILKVFRKFLENDM